The following are from one region of the Desulfosalsimonas propionicica genome:
- a CDS encoding ATP-binding protein gives MVTEITAQALDTQRFINEKAEEIKETVGDGWAINALSGGVDSSTVTLLGHRALGDRLKTVFIENGLMRAGEAEQVVGFFRDLGVPVEVVDAREAFFAALKGVTDPEAKREAITQTFYRDVFGRLVRESGAKHLLQGTILTDIDETVAGIKRQHNVFEQLGIDPQKAFGYSIIEPLIQLRKAGVRKMGKALGLPGELFNRIPFPGPALAARVIGEATPERIETVRRATAIVEQHLFECGAFQYMAILHEDRVTGMRDGKRDFGRQIEVRCWDSVDARTATPTRLPFDTLEKLAQEIVAAVPGVVSVSYNIAAKPPSTIEAV, from the coding sequence TTGGTTACCGAAATCACAGCACAGGCGCTTGATACGCAGCGCTTTATCAATGAAAAGGCAGAGGAAATCAAAGAGACCGTCGGGGACGGATGGGCCATCAACGCGCTTTCCGGCGGGGTCGATTCGTCCACGGTCACGCTGCTCGGGCACCGCGCACTCGGCGATCGTTTAAAGACGGTATTTATCGAAAACGGGCTCATGCGGGCGGGCGAAGCCGAACAGGTTGTCGGGTTTTTCCGCGATCTCGGCGTTCCTGTTGAAGTGGTTGACGCGCGCGAGGCGTTTTTCGCAGCACTCAAGGGTGTAACCGACCCGGAGGCCAAACGTGAAGCCATCACCCAGACCTTCTACCGCGATGTATTCGGCCGTCTGGTCCGGGAAAGCGGGGCAAAGCACCTGCTTCAGGGGACGATTCTGACCGACATCGACGAGACCGTGGCCGGGATCAAGCGCCAGCACAACGTGTTTGAACAACTGGGCATTGACCCGCAGAAGGCGTTTGGTTACAGCATCATCGAACCTTTGATCCAGCTGCGCAAGGCCGGGGTTCGAAAGATGGGCAAGGCCCTGGGACTGCCCGGCGAGTTGTTTAATCGCATTCCGTTTCCGGGGCCGGCCCTTGCGGCCCGGGTCATCGGCGAGGCCACACCGGAGCGCATTGAGACGGTCCGCAGGGCAACCGCGATCGTGGAGCAACATCTCTTTGAATGCGGCGCCTTTCAGTACATGGCCATCCTTCACGAAGACCGGGTGACCGGAATGCGCGACGGAAAACGCGATTTCGGCCGGCAGATCGAGGTCCGCTGCTGGGACAGCGTGGATGCGCGCACGGCCACGCCGACCCGCCTTCCGTTTGATACCCTTGAAAAGCTGGCACAGGAGATTGTCGCCGCCGTACCCGGCGTGGTCAGCGTTTCCTACAATATTGCCGCCAAACCCCCGTCCACCATAGAAGCCGTGTAG
- the aspS gene encoding aspartate--tRNA ligase gives MMFSQRVFCGQLTADDLGRKVQLAGWVDALRDHGGLLFVHLRDRSGIMQIVFSPDVVPDVCQKAALLRAEYCIAVKGEVTKRLAGTENPHIETGTIELVVTELTVLSESDALPFSVSEKTMVAGSASTAGTGRVSEDLRLQYRYLDMRRQSMRDNVMLRHRIFKCVRDFLDENGFLEIETPMLTASTPEGARDYLVPSRVHPENFYALPQSPQLFKQLLMVGGMERYFQLARCFRDEDLRPNRQPEFTQLDLEASFIDEEFIYDLIEDLTVKMFAIGGISLSRPFPRMTWAEAMETTGSDRPDLRFGLCFEDVTDLFGDTHYSIFRQIIARGGCIKGINVRGQSGKLSKNVLQNEYAAEIAPLFGAKGMTWMRAEGGRLESNIVQFFSNEELEGLKQRFDVADGDVLIMVADASYAVVTSALGQLRLHMADRLGLIPEDTYCPVWITEFPLFEATEDGEVTSSHHPFTAPDRTDFDPENIEELLALRSRAYDLVINGEELGGGSIRINDRAVQRKIFTALGLTKEETKQKFGFFLRAFDFGAPPHGGLALGMDRTVSMILKTPSIREVIAFPKNRSAACPLTGAPSSVKREQLAELGLLNLGGKDVLPGTAEKENDIDRISWVSRIGIAEDERPVMEKILAQAETMARLAADNAGSEAPIRTVAPAAARMRPGIEAKRSPLGESGQLLKSAPAVKGNYFKVASILE, from the coding sequence ATGATGTTTTCACAACGTGTTTTTTGCGGGCAATTGACGGCAGATGACCTCGGCCGCAAGGTGCAGCTGGCCGGCTGGGTCGATGCCCTCCGGGATCATGGCGGCCTGCTTTTTGTCCACCTGCGCGACCGCAGCGGCATTATGCAGATCGTGTTCAGTCCCGATGTTGTCCCGGATGTCTGCCAAAAAGCGGCGCTTCTGCGCGCCGAATACTGCATTGCGGTGAAAGGCGAAGTCACAAAGCGGCTGGCGGGCACGGAAAATCCCCATATTGAAACCGGAACCATCGAGCTGGTGGTCACGGAGCTGACCGTGTTGTCCGAATCCGATGCACTTCCGTTTTCAGTTTCGGAAAAGACCATGGTCGCGGGTTCGGCATCCACGGCCGGGACAGGCCGGGTGTCTGAGGATTTGCGGCTCCAGTATCGTTACCTGGACATGCGCCGCCAGTCCATGCGGGACAATGTGATGCTGCGTCACCGCATCTTCAAATGCGTTCGGGATTTTCTTGACGAAAATGGTTTTCTCGAAATCGAGACGCCGATGCTCACGGCGAGCACTCCCGAAGGGGCGCGCGATTACCTGGTCCCCAGCCGGGTCCATCCGGAGAATTTTTATGCGCTGCCCCAATCCCCGCAGCTGTTCAAGCAGCTGCTCATGGTCGGCGGCATGGAGCGCTATTTTCAACTGGCCCGGTGTTTCCGCGACGAGGACCTGCGCCCCAACCGGCAGCCGGAATTCACCCAGCTCGACCTGGAGGCCTCGTTCATTGACGAGGAATTCATCTATGACCTGATCGAAGATCTGACCGTGAAGATGTTTGCCATCGGCGGGATTTCCCTGTCCCGGCCGTTTCCCCGCATGACCTGGGCCGAGGCCATGGAAACGACCGGTTCCGACCGGCCGGACCTGCGCTTTGGACTGTGCTTTGAGGACGTCACCGACCTGTTTGGCGATACCCATTATTCGATTTTCAGGCAGATCATTGCACGCGGCGGCTGCATCAAGGGAATCAATGTCAGGGGCCAGTCCGGAAAGCTTTCCAAGAACGTGCTGCAAAACGAGTATGCCGCGGAAATCGCCCCTTTGTTCGGCGCCAAGGGAATGACCTGGATGCGCGCAGAGGGGGGACGGCTCGAATCCAACATCGTCCAGTTTTTCAGCAACGAGGAACTCGAGGGTCTTAAACAGCGCTTTGACGTGGCTGACGGCGATGTCTTGATCATGGTGGCTGACGCCTCCTACGCCGTGGTCACCTCGGCGCTCGGCCAATTGCGCCTGCACATGGCCGACCGGCTCGGGCTGATTCCCGAAGACACGTATTGCCCGGTCTGGATTACTGAATTTCCACTGTTTGAGGCCACAGAGGACGGGGAGGTCACCTCCAGCCACCATCCCTTTACCGCGCCGGACCGCACCGATTTTGATCCGGAAAATATCGAGGAGCTGCTGGCCCTGCGCTCGCGCGCCTACGATCTGGTCATAAACGGCGAGGAGCTGGGCGGCGGCAGCATTCGCATCAACGATCGGGCGGTGCAGCGCAAGATTTTCACCGCCCTCGGGCTGACCAAAGAGGAGACAAAGCAGAAGTTCGGCTTCTTTTTGCGGGCATTTGATTTCGGGGCACCTCCGCACGGGGGACTGGCCCTTGGCATGGACCGCACGGTTTCGATGATCCTCAAGACCCCATCGATCCGCGAGGTGATTGCATTTCCGAAAAACCGCAGCGCGGCCTGCCCGCTCACGGGCGCCCCTTCTTCGGTAAAGCGCGAACAGCTTGCCGAGCTGGGCCTGCTCAACCTTGGCGGAAAGGATGTGCTGCCCGGCACGGCGGAAAAGGAAAACGATATTGACCGTATTTCCTGGGTGTCGCGCATCGGCATTGCCGAAGATGAGCGCCCTGTAATGGAAAAGATCCTGGCGCAGGCCGAAACCATGGCCCGGCTTGCCGCCGATAATGCAGGCAGCGAGGCGCCGATCCGAACCGTTGCCCCGGCTGCCGCCCGCATGCGCCCGGGAATCGAGGCAAAGCGCTCGCCCCTTGGCGAATCCGGGCAGCTCTTAAAAAGCGCTCCGGCGGTAAAGGGGAATTACTTTAAAGTCGCCAGTATTCTGGAATAG